Proteins co-encoded in one Arachis hypogaea cultivar Tifrunner chromosome 13, arahy.Tifrunner.gnm2.J5K5, whole genome shotgun sequence genomic window:
- the LOC112735893 gene encoding protein At-4/1: MAATSDEEMESLLSAFDQIYEDVKNGISEMHSLQSNHARELKMRESLEATCITLRRENENMAKRYMESLKNLADQVLEVMPWTQFSCLSREGGTIRMKVDFRTKCLNMKEELERASKEVFFKEDEHKKAMKLLQQEYEEKIARLEAEIKACLHKEATYESTTNQLHQDLTAHKNHMQVLANRLDQIHFEVESKYNVEIQDLRDCLLAEQEEKNELNRKIKKLEKELVICKEKLVDQQQEMTSNWQVETLKQKIMKLRKENEVLKRKLSHSQEVK; the protein is encoded by the exons AAGAACGGCATTTCGGAGATGCACTCCTTGCAATCTAACCACGCTAGAGAGTTGAAGATGCGTGAATCACTCGAAGCTACTTGCATCACCCTCAGAAGAg AGAATGAAAATATGGCGAAACGGTACATGGAGTCTTTAAAGAATCTGGCTGATCAGGTGCTTGAAGTTATGCCCTGGACTcagttttcttgtttgagtagAGAAGGTGGTACTATAAGGATGAAA GTTGATTTCCGTACAAAATGCCTCAACATGAAAGAGGAACTGGAAAGAGCAAGTAAAGAAGTTTTCTTTAAAGAAGAT GAACATAAAAAGGCTATGAAACTGCTTCAGCaagaatatgaagaaaaaattgcAAGATTAGAAGCTGAGATTAA GGCATGTCTACATAAGGAAGCCACATATGAATCAACCACAAATCAGCTGCATCAAGATTTAACAGCACATAAAAATCATATGCAAGTCCTAGCTAACAGGTTGGACCAAATCCATTTTGAAGTGGAATCAAAAT ATAATGTTGAGATTCAAGACTTGAGAGATTGCCTCCTGGCTGAGCAGGAAGAAAAAAATGagttaaacagaaaaataaagaaactgGAAAAGGAAT TGGTGATTTGCAAAGAGAAGTTGGTAGACCAGCAGCAAGAAATGACCTCAAACTGGCAAGTGGAGACACTGAAGCAGAAAATCATGAAACTAAGAAAGGAGAATGAGGTGCTCAAAAGGAAGTTGTCTCATTCTCAAGAGGTGAAGTAA